In Diadema setosum chromosome 19, eeDiaSeto1, whole genome shotgun sequence, a genomic segment contains:
- the LOC140242926 gene encoding uncharacterized protein, which yields MGCLRNSELWLILASLILAQFLSAGSIQLTFTEGQDALVEFTFRFVNPAEVAIEIWKDSSILFDKTGEENLNAQQANRIKMSMQARGEDTVVRLSITDITREDDSAYICVLYDRYGTTVLETQSNYISVDFPSGPARCTSVAPSDFFHQNYLGSDETWMIISCLVTMGTQASYIACFNPDSTLLPLSIRSNGTHLRGMFWTKKDVPAFCCSATFENGVDKCNCMEYKSHKEEVLCSPSQSTEPHSQF from the exons ATGGGTTGTCTGCGTAATTCAGAACTGTGGCTCATTTTGGCATCATTAATTCTAGCTCAGTTCCTATCAGCTGGATCAATCCAGTTGACTTTCACAGAAGGGCAAGATGCACTTGTCGAGTTCACATTCCGTTTCGTCAACCCTGCTGAGGTAGCTATTGAGATTTGGAAGGACTCTAGCATACTGTTCGACAAGACCGGTGAAGAAAACTTGAATGCTCAGCAAGCAAATAGAATAAAGATGTCCATGCAAGCAAGGGGTGAAGATACAGTTGTGAGACTGAGTATCACCGACATCACAAGAGAGGACGATagtgcatacatttgtgttcTATACGACCGATATGGCACTACGGTTCTAGAGACCCAAAGTAATTACATATCAGTCGACTTCCCTTCAGGGCCAGCAAGGTGTACCAGTGTTGCACCATCGGATTTCTTTCACCAGAATTATCTCGGCAGTGACGAAACATGGATGATTATCAGCTGTCTTGTTACCATGGGTACGCAAGCCAGCTACATCGCCTGCTTCAATCCTGATTCCACTTTACTCCCTTTAAGCATTCGTTCTAACGGAACACATTTGAGAGGCATGTTCTGGACCAAGAAGGACGTGCCAGCATTCTGCTGCTCTGCTACGTTTGAGAATGGTGTGGACAAGTGCAATTGCATGGAGTACAAGAGTCACAAAGAAGAGGTCTTGTGTTCTCCCTCTCAATCTACAGAACCTCATTCTCA GTTCTGA